A region of the Deltaproteobacteria bacterium genome:
CTTTCACAAAAGTATTCTATCCCATCGAAGCGCATGAAAGACGATTTCGAAAACATTCTCAAGAAAGCTTCTTCGGCCCAGATGGAAGGCAGGCTTGCTGAAGCGGAAAAAGGCTATCTGGAAGTATTGAGAAGAAAGCCTGATTGGGGACCGGCACTGAATGCGCTTGGAACGGTATTCTTGGACCAGTCCCAACCGGATAAGGCCCGGAAGGTCTTTGAGAAAGCAAGCGACCTTAGACCTCCCTATTTTCCCGCATGCTATAACCTGGCCAGGCTGAAGCAGCTGGAGAACGATCACAAGGGTGCCATAAGTATTTACAGGACCATATTGGAAAACCAGCCTGATTTTGGTCAAGCATGGAATAATTTGGGTACGGCATATAGGGAAATTGGGGACCAAGATGAAGCCCTATCCTGTTTTCGAAGGGCAGTGGCGTTCGCTCCTGACATGGCAGAGGCATGGAACAACCTTGGCGTGGCACAGGACGAGTTTAATATGATCGAAAACGCTTCAAAGTCATACAGAAAGGCCATTGAGATACGGTCAGATTATGCCTCTGCCCACTTCAACCTCGGGGTTTCTCTGCAAAAACTCAGGAAATTTACGGAAGCCGTGGACCATTTCAACAAGGCGCTTGAGACCAAGCCGGATGATGAGGCGGCAAGATTCATGCTCCAAAGCCTGGGAACATCGGAAACACCTGATGCCGCCCCGGTTGAACACGTGCGTAGGATCTTTGATCGATGTGCCGGGACTTTTGAAAGGATTCTGGTTAAAGACCTGCAATACAAGATCCC
Encoded here:
- a CDS encoding tetratricopeptide repeat protein, which gives rise to MTNEDVTARLSQKYSIPSKRMKDDFENILKKASSAQMEGRLAEAEKGYLEVLRRKPDWGPALNALGTVFLDQSQPDKARKVFEKASDLRPPYFPACYNLARLKQLENDHKGAISIYRTILENQPDFGQAWNNLGTAYREIGDQDEALSCFRRAVAFAPDMAEAWNNLGVAQDEFNMIENASKSYRKAIEIRSDYASAHFNLGVSLQKLRKFTEAVDHFNKALETKPDDEAARFMLQSLGTSETPDAAPVEHVRRIFDRCAGTFERILVKDLQYKIPELLFDLVRPHLTEEMNVLDLGCGTGLGSQLYRPFAKRLIGVDVSSKMLEKAAEKKIYNRLKVFDILQDWGFRQKFDLIYSSDVFVYFGNLDPIIRSASSYLVYGGIIAFSVERLEENSMEYRLFPSGRYAHSRTYIQDCLRRHGLQLIEETKAVIRKQSGNQVKGLLIVAKKEVAGSHLNGLVEGSGPNL